TCAATCAGGTCCGCATAAAAAAATTGCCGTTTTAATGACCCAATGGGCGGGCTTGCAGGAACAGAAGGTGGTTATTGGATGGACGGCCCTGTCCACAGCGAATGACGCTGAACAATTTGCCGAAAAGATTGACTATCTTTCTCGCAGCTTTCCGTTTGGCGGTACGGCAATTGCGCCTGCCCTGGAACATGCCTGGCAGCAGTTTGCCACATCGCCGCATAAATCGGCCCGGCGTGTCATTGACCTGTCCGGTGATGGTCGTATTTCCATTGGGCCATCCTTGGGGCCGATCCGTGAAACCATTGTTGCAAACAGTGTTGTTATCAATGGATTGGCAATTTTAAATGAAGTCCCCGACCTGGATCAGTATTATCGGAAAAACCTGATCGGTGGCAGGGGCGCTTTTGTTCAGGTTGCCGATGATCTGAACGACTTTCCCATGGCTATTCAAAAGAAACTGGCCAGGGAAATTCGGGGGATATGGTACGGGGTCTAAATGTTTACTTAGTCATCCGTTTTTCCTGAGCCGCCTGATCAGGGCGGTTCAACGAGAAAACTTCCATGACAGCCGAGTAATCCTTGTACCCCAGACGGGCCAAAGGATGAAATTTTGTCATGTCTAGCAGCCCGTCGGTAATAAATTCATCCTTGATATGAATCCCAACAACCTGTCCCAAAACCATACGGTTGGGTTGATCGGGATTATTGGACGGAAGGTCGATGGTTTGCAGATATTTGCATTCCATATTCACTGGACTTTCGAGCACCCTTGGCGGCTTGACAATAGATGAAGGGGCGGCTGTCAGACCACCAAGATCAAATTCATTGACACTTCTGGCCGCCATCTCCGAGGTTGCGTTCATGGCGTCCCGAATTTCATAAGTCACAACATTGCAAACGAATTCGCCGCAGGCTTCAATATTCGCCAATGTGTCTTTTGGTCCCCCTTCTGAATGGTTGCCGTTAAACCCAAGGACTACGGTCGGTGGGTTATCTGACATGGCATTGAAGAAGCTGAACGGTGCAAGGTTAAGGTTGCCTTGAGCATCCATACTGCTGACCCAGCCAATGGGGCGCGGGGAAACGATAGCCTTGAAAGGATTGTGCTTTAGGCCATGAGGATTGGCTGTTTCATAAAACATGCAGAAAACTCCACTTTACTGGGGAAAGAGTTGGGTAACGAGTTGTGTGAGAAAATAGCAGGGCGAGCCAGTTTGAAGCAAGACAAGTTTATTTTCTTTATTTTCAAATATTTTCGTGATAGATCGCAGTCATGGTACAGAAACAAATCATACGACGACGACGACTGGTAGCGCCAATACGCGCAAACCGTTAGCCGTGCCTGTTTTCTAGTCGTTTCCGGGCATCGAGCGTTTTAAAGACTCTATTGCCAGGATAAGACGATGTATAAGATTTGTGACGAGCAGCCGCAGGATGTTGCGGCCATTGAAATTCTCCTCGATGTGTGTTTTGGGCCGGAAAGGTTCAAAAAAACTGCCTACAAAATAAGAGAAAACCTGAATCCCGACCAAGCCTTGTCTTTTGTCGCGAAAGACGACGAAAGTTTACTGGCAAGTATTCGTTATTGGCCCGTGACACTGGGCGGCACAACAGAGGCCTTGCTTCTGGGGCCTATTGTTGTCACCCCGGATCAACAGGGAAAAGGGATCGGGGTTGAGCTTATTCGCTACAGTATGCAAAAAGCGAAAGCCGCGGGGCACAAGATTGTCGTTCTGGTCGGTGATCGAGATTATTATGCACGGTTTGGTTTTGTGTCCGCCTTTGATGCCGGTCTTTCATTGCCCGGCCCTGTGGATCCCGATCGGTTTCTGGTGGCCGAACTGGCGGAAAACGCGCTGCAAGGTGTCAGCGGCGTGGTCGCCGGTAAAGGAGCCTCAAACGGGGAGGCCGGATCAGCGACTTTCTCGCCACCATGCCAGGCATAGGATGCCAAGCAGCAAAAATAACGCGATCGCTGGTGGCGTGAGAGCCGTTCTCGAATATCCTGTGATTTCGTAGCTTTTATTCTTTCGAAGGCCGATCCAATTTTGTCCCGCTTGCAATCCATCTGGTGAGGTGCGCCTGATTTCCGGTATGACGCCGTTTGTCGTTCGTTTTATGGTTCCGCCTGTTTGTTGAATAAAAGGCGCCAGTGGGAGAGCCGATGATCGGATGTCCCGGCTTTCAAGTGGATTTAACCGACCCACTGCGACCAGAGTTTTAAGGGTATCTGAACTAAGGCTGTATAAACCCGGCGATGTTATGCCCAGCGAACCGGTATCAATCCCGTTTTCATCCTTGGAAAGCGCGACCTCCGCTGTGGTCCCATCCGGCTTTTCAACAGTGACGGTCTTGGGGCCTGGATCAAGCGACCAGCGTTCCAGTTCAAGCCGGTCAGCGTTTACCCAGCCTATCAGTCTCTCTTCCTCCAGCTCAGGCTCCTGCATCAACCAATGGGCTATTCTCCGTAACAACTCTCCCTGCGGGCCGCCGCCTTCAAATCCGTTCCCCCATAACCAAGCATGATCCGACAACATCTGTGCAACCCGACCTTCGCCGTAGCGTTCCAGAATGAGAAGTGGTTTCTCTGCCGGACCGGTCATTAAAACGGTGCCCGCAGTCGCGTTCGTGTCAATCATCCGAAACCAACGACCCCAGTTTTCGCGCTCTTTCGGGGTTGATAGGCGGGCGGTTACAGGGTGACGCTTGCCGGTGTCGCTCAGTAGCGGCACAAACCCCTGCTTGAAGACTGACCCTGTTGGTTGCCCCGGAAGAACGTCCGATAATGGTGTTTTGTAGAGACTGAGAGACGTCGCAAAGGAAGGGCCTGCGGCTTCAAGAAGAGCGCCCCCTTTCATGACGTAATTTACAATATTTCGAAGATAGGGGGGTGCCAATACACCTCGCCGCCGATATCGATCAAAAATTATCAAATCAAATTCGTCCAGTTTCCGTTCGAATAATTCGTTAATTGGGAACGGAATAAGGGACAATTCGTTGATCGGTGTGCCATCCTGTTTTTCCGGGGGCCGAAGGATCGTAAAATGCACAAGATCCACAGACGGGTCTGATTTGAGAATATTTCGCCAGCCCCGCTCTCCCATATGAGGTTCACCCGAGACAAGCAAAACTTTAAGCCTGTCCCGAATACCGTTGACGGTAATAAACGCCTTGTTATTTTGAAGGCTGATTTCGCCGGCTAATTCCGGGACTGTAATTTCAACAAAATTTGCGCCACCATGGGGAATTGCGATCGCTATGTCGGTGATCCGATCCGTTCTGACAGCTACATTTTTGATTACCTTACCATCCAGTTTTACCTCAGCAACGATTGTTTTTGCTGTCTCTACAGGCTCTTTATCTACGGTTTTGATCTTGATGACTGTTTCTTTGTTGACGATGCCAAAAGACGGCGCCGTTTCAACTGTAAGGACCCTGTCTTTCTCATCTTCGCTGCCAGTCAGCAGCACATGCAGGGGGCCTGAGCCGTCAGTTTCGGACGGTTGATCATGTACTTGTCCATCAGTGATGAAGATACTTCCCGCAACCTGGGAAGGCGGGATTGATTTCAACATTTCTTTCTGGGTTTTAAACAACAGCGTTTTATCACCGTCTTCGTCAGATAAGCTGTTTCTGACGGTCGACCTAAGAATATTCAGATCGTTTATTTTTTCGAGCCTTGCCAAAAGTGCCTGCAATGCCGCAGTCGTTTGCTGTTCTCTTTCCCCCTGTTTCTGGCTATCTGTTTCATCAACCACAATCAGCACCGTATCCTTTAGATATCGGCGTGTTTCCGAAATAAAAGAAGGATTTGCCAACACAAACAGCAAGCTAACGATAAACACTGCGCGAAGGAGTGATGTCGGTCCCTGGCGCCAATAGGAAAGTGCAATGATCAGGACGGCCGCGCCGGTCATCACTAAAAGAAGGGAATAATCCACAAGGGGGTCAAAGAGAAGATTCAGGCTTTCGTTCATTGACCAAGCCTTTCCAGTATCGCGGGTATATGTACCTGATCGGCTTTGTAATTTCCTGCAAGCGTGTACATTACCAGATTGATACCAAAGCGAAACGCCATTTCCCGTTGGCGTTCACCGCCGGGGACCATGGCGGCCACTGGACGCCCTTCAAAATTTATTGCCCAGGCAGCGGCCCAGTCATTGCTGCCAACAACAATCGATGCAACACCATCATTTCCAGCAGCATTCAGGGTATTTTCAACCCAAAGCTCACCATCGTGATATCGACCCGGAAAAGTTTGCATCAAATAAAAA
This region of Sneathiella aquimaris genomic DNA includes:
- a CDS encoding GNAT family N-acetyltransferase — translated: MYKICDEQPQDVAAIEILLDVCFGPERFKKTAYKIRENLNPDQALSFVAKDDESLLASIRYWPVTLGGTTEALLLGPIVVTPDQQGKGIGVELIRYSMQKAKAAGHKIVVLVGDRDYYARFGFVSAFDAGLSLPGPVDPDRFLVAELAENALQGVSGVVAGKGASNGEAGSATFSPPCQA
- a CDS encoding DUF1194 domain-containing protein; translated protein: MRFSLLICFFCWFGTNAILPTRAVADDVDLHLVLAVDVSSSINYDEFGLQIRGYANAFRSAEVQQAIQSGPHKKIAVLMTQWAGLQEQKVVIGWTALSTANDAEQFAEKIDYLSRSFPFGGTAIAPALEHAWQQFATSPHKSARRVIDLSGDGRISIGPSLGPIRETIVANSVVINGLAILNEVPDLDQYYRKNLIGGRGAFVQVADDLNDFPMAIQKKLAREIRGIWYGV
- a CDS encoding flavin reductase family protein, with amino-acid sequence MFYETANPHGLKHNPFKAIVSPRPIGWVSSMDAQGNLNLAPFSFFNAMSDNPPTVVLGFNGNHSEGGPKDTLANIEACGEFVCNVVTYEIRDAMNATSEMAARSVNEFDLGGLTAAPSSIVKPPRVLESPVNMECKYLQTIDLPSNNPDQPNRMVLGQVVGIHIKDEFITDGLLDMTKFHPLARLGYKDYSAVMEVFSLNRPDQAAQEKRMTK